A single region of the Lycium barbarum isolate Lr01 chromosome 2, ASM1917538v2, whole genome shotgun sequence genome encodes:
- the LOC132622338 gene encoding MDIS1-interacting receptor like kinase 2-like has protein sequence MMMVPRIFYFLAFFTLLYLFRVSFASTEEATALLKWKATFRNQNNSLQASWTLSPVGAKNSFSLGAETSDACRDWYGVICVNGRVNKLNITNSNVNGTLYDFPFSSLPFLEYVDLSMNQLSSTIPPEIGKLTNLVYLDLSINKISGTIPPQIGSLTKLETLHIFDNQLNGSIPEEIGHLRSLTEIALNTNFLDGSIPASLGNLNNLSYLHLYHNNLSGSIPAEIGKLVNLVEAYLDTNHLTGHIPLEIGNLVNAKLFYAFSNELSGPIPAEIGKMKSLQNLSFQTNSLSGPIPKTIGNLTELKLLHLYSNQLSGPIPTELGNLKNLTDLELSDNQLTGSIPASFGNLRNLLTLSLRDNKLSGSIPEELAYLDDLVRLEMDENQFSGHLPEHLCRGGKLESFEVNSNNLTGPIPRSFNKCSSLKRVRFDNNNFSGNLSEALGIYPELQFINLSNNDFHGELSSNWGKCKNLTNLQVARNNISGSIPPEIGKINKLERLDLSSNNLVGQIPREFEKLTSLGKLSVQNNHISGNIPVELGSLTKLESLDLSDNRLNGSIPTFIGDYRNMFLLNLSNNKFDQKIPKEIGGATQLNVLDLSHNLLVGEIPSQLANLEVLEILNLSHNGLYGRIPEEFESSMGLRDVVLSYNELEGAIPTNKAFMNASLEGNKGLCGNVIGFQPCERPSSKKHSMAKERKLILITVLPILGALVLLCAFVGVLFIRDKRNGVGDTERRNSSKGVDVDEDDGLLSISTLIGSTLYLDILKATKEFDAMYCIGKGGSGSVYKVKLPSLVNVAVKRLHASFEVIHHKSFMNEVKALTRIKHRNIVKLYGFCSNAQHSFLVYEYMERGSLSSILSNEVESKKLDWLKRVNIIKGVAFALSYMHKDCSPPIVHRDISSSNILLDSEFEARVSDFGIAKLLKTDSSNCTTLAGTYGYVAPELAYTMKVTQMCDVYSFGVLALEVIKGKHLGEHITLLANSPTRDVQLSDLLDERLPYPEDKVKEVLVFIIKLAISCLLETPKSRPTMHFISHMLSMDPHVSQITSMKAKSFPQM, from the exons ATGATGATGGTTCCCagaatattttattttcttgCGTTTTTTACTCTCTTGTATCTCTTTAGAGTTTCTTTTGCTTCGACTGAAGAAGCAACTGCTCTCCTAAAATGGAAAGCAACTTTCCGAAACCAAAATAATTCCTTACAGGCTTCATGGACACTAAGTCCAGTTGGTGCCAAGAATTCTTTCAGCCTTGGAGCGGAAACTTCTGATGCATGCAGGGATTGGTATGGAGTTATATGCGTTAATGGTCGGGTAAACAAGTTGAATATTACAAATTCTAATGTTAATGGTACACTCTATGATTTTCCATTTTCATCTCTCCCTTTTCTTGAATATGTTGATCTTAGCATGAATCAGCTCTCTAGTACCATCCCACCTGAAATAGGTAAGCTAACTAATCTTGTCTATCTTGACTTGTCCATCAATAAGATTTCGGGCACAATCCCACCCCAAATCGGCTCACTAACAAAGCTTGAGACCCTCCACATCTTTGACAACCAATTAAATGGTTCCATTCCTGAAGAAATAGGTCATCTAAGGTCCTTAACTGAGATAGCTCTGAATACTAACTTTCTTGATGGCTCTATTCCTGCTTCATTGGGGAATTTGAACAACTTGTCTTATTTGCATCTTTATCATAATAATCTTTCTGGCTCCATTCCTGCAGAAATAGGGAAACTTGTCAATCTTGTTGAAGCTTATCTTGATACTAACCACTTAACAGGTCATATTCCTCTAGAAATAGGTAACTTAGTCAATGCAAAATTGTTCTATGCTTTCTCCAATGAATTGTCCGGTCCCATTCCTGCTGAAATAGGGAAGATGAAGTCACTTCAGAATTTGAGCTTCCAGACAAACAGTCTCTCTGGTCCAATTCCCAAAACAATAGGTAACTTAACTGAGCTCAAACTCTTGCACCTTTATTCCAACCAACTATCTGGTCCCATTCCTACAGAGTTGGGGAATCTTAAAAACCTCACTGATCTTGAATTATCGGACAATCAACTTACTGGTTCAATTCCTGCTTCCTTTGGAAATTTGAGAAACTTGCTAACTTTGTCTCTCCGTGACAACAAACTTTCTGGTTCCATTCCAGAAGAACTTGCATATTTGGATGATTTGGTTAGgctggaaatggatgaaaatcagtTTTCAGGCCATCTGCCAGAGCATCTTTGCCGAGGTGGGAAACTTGAGAGCTTCGAGGTGAATAGTAACAATCTGACAGGGCCAATACCAAGAAGCTTTAACAAGTGCTCGAGTTTAAAAAGGGTTCGTTTTGATAACAACAACTTTAGTGGGAATTTATCTGAAGCTCTTGGTATCTACCCAGAGCTTCAGTTCATTAATTTGAGCAACAATGATTTCCATGGTGAACTTAGTAGCAACTGGGGAAAATGTAAGAATTTGACTAATCTGCAGGTGGCTAGAAATAACATTAGTGGTAGCATACCACCAGAGATTGGAAAAATTAACAAGCTTGAACGACTTGATCTTTCGTCAAATAATTTGGTTGGACAGATTCCTAGGGAATTCGAAAAATTGACCTCTTTAGGTAAACTTTCTGTACAAAACAACCACATTTCTGGCAATATTCCTGTAGAACTTGGGTCACTAACAAAGTTAGAGTCCCTTGATCTGTCAGACAATAGATTGAATGGGTCAATCCCAACATTTATAGGAGATTACAGGAACATGTTTCTCTTGAACTTGAGCAACAACAAATTTGACCAGAAAATTCCAAAGGAGATAGGGGGAGCAACTCAACTTAATGTACTCGATTTGAGCCATAATCTTCTTGTTGGAGAAATACCCTCTCAGTTAGCCAATTTGGAGGTCTTGGAAATCTTAAATCTTTCCCACAATGGCCTTTATGGCCGCATTCCTGAAGAATTTGAAAGTTCGATGGGTTTGCGGGATGTCGTCTTGTCGTACAATGAATTGGAAGGTGCAATACCAACTAATAAAGCTTTCATGAATGCCTCATTAGAAGGTAATAAAGGTCTTTGTGGCAATGTAATAGGATTCCAACCTTGTGAAAGGccatcttcgaagaagcactcaATGGCGAAGGAACGTAAACTCATCCTCATCACAGTACTTCCTATTCTGGGAGCACTAGTACTTCTATGTGCTTTCGTTGGTGTTCTCTTTATCCGTGATAAAAGAAATGGTGTTGGAGATACTGAAAGACGGAATTCCAGTAAGGGTGTtgatgttgatgaagatgatggTTTGCTTTCCATATCCACGTTAATTGGAAGTACATTATACCTGGATATCCTAAAAGCCACTAAGGAGTTTGATGCAATGTATTGCATCGGGAAAGGAGGGTCCGGAAGCGTTTACAAGGTAAAGCTTCCATCGCTTGTGAATGTAGCTGTGAAGAGACTTCATGCTTCCTTTGAGGTTATACACCACAAAAGTTTCATGAATGAGGTAAAGGCATTGACAAGGATTAAGCATCGAAACATTGTGAAACTCTATGGCTTTTGTTCGAATGCACAACACTCGTTCTTAGTTTATGAGTACATGGAGAGAGGGAGTTTGTCTAGTATCTTGAGCAATGAAGTAGAGTCCAAGAAATTGGATTGGCTTAAAAGGGTGAATATTATCAAAGGTGTTGCTTTTGCTTTATCTTACATGCACAAGGATTGCTCACCACCGATTGTTCATCGAGACATATCAAGCAGTAATATTTTGCTTGATTCCGAGTTCGAAGCTCGTGTTTCAGATTTTGGAATAGCTAAACTTCTCAAGACAGACTCATCCAACTGTACTACACTTGCAGGCACATACGGCTATGTTGCACCAG AGCTTGCATACACCATGAAGGTTACACAGATGTGTGATGTCTATAGTTTTGGAGTATTGGCATTGGAGGTAATCAAAGGAAAGCATCTTGGGGAACATATTACTTTGCTAGCGAATTCACCAACAAGAGATGTGCAGCTTAGCGATTTGCTAGATGAACGTCTTCCATATCCTGAAGATAAAGTAAAAGAGGTTTTGGTTTTTATCATCAAGTTAGCAATCTCTTGTTTACTTGAAACTCCAAAATCAAGGCCAACAATGCACTTCATCTCCCATATGTTGTCAATGGATCCACATGTTTCTCAAATAACCTCCATGAAGGCTAAAAGCTTCCCCCAGATGTAA